Within the Senegalia massiliensis genome, the region TTGCGGAACTAACAAGATCCTTAATATGCATATGTTCTTCTAATGTATGTGGCTTTCTTTCTCCAATACCTAAGTTTATTGCTTTTATTCCATTAGCATTTAATATATTAGTATCACTTCCACCGCCAGTTGCATCTAGGAAAGGCTTTATATTAGAATTTTCACATGCTTTTTTAACCATGTTTACAATTTCATCATTTTCATCTATGATAAAAGAACTGTACATTCTTTCAACATTTATTTCAGCTTTTGCTCCAAATTCTTTTGCAGTATCATTAAATGTTTCTACCATATGTGATGTTTGTTTGTCTAATTTTTCATCACTAAGACTTCTTGATTCTGCTTTTATAGTTACTTCAGGAGTTACTATATTAGTAGCACTACCACCTTCTATTTTTCCTATATTTGCAGTAGTATCTTTATCTATTCTTAATAAGTTCATTTTACTTATAGCATGAGCTGCTACATTTATTGCACTTATACCTTCTTCTGGAGCTACACCAGCATGTGCAGGCTTTCCTATAACTTTAATGTCTATTTTGTCTTGTGCAGGGCCTTGTATTATGATTTGTCCAGGATCTCCACCACTATCTAATACAAAAGCTCTTTTAGAATTTATCTTATCATATTCTAAATTTTTAGCTCCATTTAATCCACCTTCTTCATAGACACTAAACACTACTTCAATAGGACCATGGTTTATATTATTTTCTTTTATAACTTTTAAAGCTTCTATAACTGCTGCAATTCCTGCTTTGTCATCTCCACCTAATATTGTTGTACCATCAGAGTATATAACACCATCTTTGATTATTGGTTTAATTCCTATACTTGGAGACACTGTATCCATATGACAACTAAATAATATAGGTTCAACATCTATTGTACCTTCAAGTTTAGCTATTATATTACCTGTATTACTACCAACTTTATCTCCAGCACTATCTATATATACATCAAATCCCAATTCTTTTAATTCTTTAGTTAAAAATTCTGCGAATTCTTTTTCATTTTTAGTAGGACTGTCTATTTGTACATATTTCATAAACTCTTCAACAATTCTATCTTTATTTATCATTTAATCATCTCCTTAATTTTATTGTATACTATTATAAAACAAAAATCACCCAATTGGGTGACTTTTGTTTAATTTACTCTTATGAAAGCTTCTGGTCCAATAGGAATTCCTAACATATACCAAACTGCAAGAAGAACTGTCCAGCCAAGTAGGAATACTATTGAGTATGGTACCATAGTTGAAATTAAAGTACCTATACCTGTATCCTCATCATATTTTTGAGCAAATACAACTATTACTGCAAAATAAGTCATAAGTGGAGATATTATATTAGTTGTAGAATCTCCTATACGATAAGCAAGTTGTGTAAACTCAGGTGAGAAATTTAATCTATATAACATTGGAACAAAAACAGGTGCCATAATACCCCATTTAGCTGAAGCTGATCCTATAAATAGATTTATAAATCCTGCTACTACTATAAATGCTATGATTAATGGGAATCCTACAAATCCTATAGCTTCAAGGAAATTAGCACCACTTACTGCAAGTATTGTACCTAAGTTAGTATAAGCAAAGTATTGTATAAATTGTGCAGCAAAGAAAGCTAGTACTAGATATCCACCCATTGAAGCCATTGACTTAGACATGAATTTAACCACATCTTTATCATTTTTAACACTGCCTGAAACCATTCCAAAAGTTAAACCTGGAATTAAGAAGAATAACATTATTGCTGGAACTAAACCATCATGAGTAAATGCATCTAAAGATCCATCAACTCTTAACATACCGTTTGCTGGGACTGTTAAATATAACATTATTGCACCAAATACTACTATAGATAGACCTGCTGCAATTAAACCTTTTTTCTCTGACTTTGTAACTTCCATTGATTCATTAGTATCTATTCCTTTATACTCCCCAAGTCTTGGTTCAACTATTTTTTCAGTTACCCAAGTACCTAGTATTGTAATAAGGAATGTTGATACAACCATGAAATAATAGTTAGAAGTTGGTAAAATAGATAGATCCATTCCACTAGCAGTTAATGCTTCATTTGTGATTCCAGCTAATAGTGGATCTAATGTACCTAATAATAAATTTGCTGAGAATCCTCCAGAAACCCCTGCAAAAGCAGCAGCAAGTCCTGCTAAAGGATGACGTTTAAAGCTTAAGAATACCATTGCACCTAGTGGTACTAAAACTACATACCCTGCATCTGATGCAATATTTGACATAACACCTGCAAAAACAACAACTGCAGTTATTAGTCTTTTAGGTGTACTTAATACTAATTTTTTAAGAGCGGCATTTATAAGTCCTGTTCCTTCTGCAACTCCAACTCCAAGCATTGCCACTAGAACTGTTCCAAGAGGAGCAAAACTTGTAAAGTTTACTGTTGCTGAATTAATCATAAACCTTAATCCATCAGCACTAAGAAGTGAAACAGCTGCTACTGTTTGATCTGCTCCTGCTTTTGCATCATAAAAATCTACAGATAATCCTGCTCTGAAAGCGATTTCAGATATTATGATGACAGCAAGAGCAAATAGTATGAATATTGTTACTGGATGTGGAAGTTTATTACCCACATTTTCAATGACATTTAGAAATTTATTAAATAACTTAAATTTCTGTTTTGTCTGAATATTATTACTCATAATAATTCCTCCTATATAAATATTTTAAGTTACTTAAACATTTTATCAACTTTTTGACCTAATGTGTTTTACAATTTGTTAATAAAATTTAATACTATGAAAACTTTTTATATTGCTAATATTCCAAACAAACACTTTGGCAAATAGTGCCAAAGTGTTTGTTATAATTTTGTATTCAATACCCTAAGTGAATTTAATACTGCAAGAAGTGTTACTCCAACATCTGCAAATACGGCTGACCACATAGATGCAAATCCTAATGCACCTAGCGCTAAAACTATAAGCTTTACACCTAATGCAAATACTATATTTTGATATACTATTTTTCTAGTGTTTTTTGCTATCTTGATAGAATCAACTAGTTTGGAGGGTTCATCTGTCATGAGAACTACATCAGCAGCTTCTATTGCTGCATCTGAACCAAGTCCTCC harbors:
- a CDS encoding M20/M25/M40 family metallo-hydrolase, yielding MINKDRIVEEFMKYVQIDSPTKNEKEFAEFLTKELKELGFDVYIDSAGDKVGSNTGNIIAKLEGTIDVEPILFSCHMDTVSPSIGIKPIIKDGVIYSDGTTILGGDDKAGIAAVIEALKVIKENNINHGPIEVVFSVYEEGGLNGAKNLEYDKINSKRAFVLDSGGDPGQIIIQGPAQDKIDIKVIGKPAHAGVAPEEGISAINVAAHAISKMNLLRIDKDTTANIGKIEGGSATNIVTPEVTIKAESRSLSDEKLDKQTSHMVETFNDTAKEFGAKAEINVERMYSSFIIDENDEIVNMVKKACENSNIKPFLDATGGGSDTNILNANGIKAINLGIGERKPHTLEEHMHIKDLVSSANLVLEIIKLSSI
- a CDS encoding AbgT family transporter → MSNNIQTKQKFKLFNKFLNVIENVGNKLPHPVTIFILFALAVIIISEIAFRAGLSVDFYDAKAGADQTVAAVSLLSADGLRFMINSATVNFTSFAPLGTVLVAMLGVGVAEGTGLINAALKKLVLSTPKRLITAVVVFAGVMSNIASDAGYVVLVPLGAMVFLSFKRHPLAGLAAAFAGVSGGFSANLLLGTLDPLLAGITNEALTASGMDLSILPTSNYYFMVVSTFLITILGTWVTEKIVEPRLGEYKGIDTNESMEVTKSEKKGLIAAGLSIVVFGAIMLYLTVPANGMLRVDGSLDAFTHDGLVPAIMLFFLIPGLTFGMVSGSVKNDKDVVKFMSKSMASMGGYLVLAFFAAQFIQYFAYTNLGTILAVSGANFLEAIGFVGFPLIIAFIVVAGFINLFIGSASAKWGIMAPVFVPMLYRLNFSPEFTQLAYRIGDSTTNIISPLMTYFAVIVVFAQKYDEDTGIGTLISTMVPYSIVFLLGWTVLLAVWYMLGIPIGPEAFIRVN